Genomic window (Chlorocebus sabaeus isolate Y175 chromosome 4, mChlSab1.0.hap1, whole genome shotgun sequence):
GGTAAAACCCACATACCAAATCATGGTAAGATGTATTTTGGGAGACAAATAAAGATGCCATTTTCTCAACTACTTTGTGTGTGGCATAAGGGTGATGCTCAACAACCACttactgaaatgaaaaaattaaagtaaaaaaattacgAGTCTGTGAGTGGTAAGCATCCACTCTACTCTATCACACAAGAATATGAACGTACACAGGACAGTTATGTACTAGCCCCATACAAGCATCAGTGGGATACTTCAAAAGCCTACTTCAGCTCTGAAAACCCTGACAGTTTAGAACCTGCAACTCAACgtgacaataaaaatgaaaattgaggcAGAATGAGTCAACACCTAGAAAAACATGGGTAACTAAAGAGCCATATATAAGCCTCTGACTTGCTCCTGCATTCCCATTCTTCAAAATTTTAAGAAGGTAGAAAACAGTGTAACACTGCCACATATTCAGATGTATATTCAGCTACACTATTTTCTGCCCTGAATAAAATCCCTATCACACTGTAATTAAAAATGCCAGAATATTGGCAggccatttttaaaagattactggTAATATCAACTATATAGATGAAACTGAAGTAATTTCATAatttatactaatttttttttcaattccaaaCTTACAAGTAGTTATTGGCAAAGCaccaaattaacattttcatcatttctaGTTAATATTAAGTATCTGATCCAAATCAAGTAAGTAGAAAACATTCCACAAAATCAAGTGTAACAATCATAGCATGCTACATCAATTACTGCAAACTTGAGCAAGGACACTTGCTTAAAATCAGTTAcaaatctgttctttttaaagCTTGCATTTCCAAACTTAAAAATACTCATATCCATTCTGAGCCGAGATCAGAAATCAGCTGCTAAATGAGTAATTCCCTGGCAAAATCATTACTAGGAAACTCACATTGTTTGGGCAGAGCTTCGGCCAGTCTCCTTAAACTAGTCAGACTATCTGCGCCAAGCTGGTTTAAGATGCTGGGTAGCATTTCTGTCAGCTGCTTCGTCTCAGCATGGCCTGTAATGGTGAAAGTGTTCGCTGCCAGAGATGCCTGAACTTTAGGGTTGTTAAAGTGGATCACTGTTCCTTGGTTTGTAAACATATTCAcctattaagaaaagaaaaattttaattcgCAACACTGACCAaagtctctttaaaaacaaatgttttattaaaCGAAGTCTGCCTAACTAATCTAGTATTTCTCTGCGAAGCACAGGTGAAATTTTGCCTGGAATGGCATATGCATTCTAATAGCATTCAGACTTAATGATCTCCctgatatttattaatttatggtAGCAACACGTTGTAGGGACTTTGAAgtcatttagttaaaaaaaacaaaaacaaaacccatttaATGCATGAATGTTAACTTTTCCCAGCcaaatcttgtttttttaaagaaacaaaatttgacACTTGCCTCTTCAATACCGGAGATATTGTTTACCCCTAACTTCTTTAAGGAGAACTGAAGTTTTTTATCATCTGCTGTGGCTGTTCTATGAACCACCTTCTTCTTTCTGCGAGCAGTTCCCTAAATTcagggagaagaggaaagaaaacagcaCATTTATACCACAACCGATATTTTTCAAATGGGAATAGTTTCCAATTCATTTCTGACCTTTGGATCTGTATAAGAACATTACCATAATCATAAACTTATGCAGTGAGCTGGCAGGCTAAGgcaaaaatagaagcaaaaaatgggaaaggaaaagaatgatctttacaaagttctattttttacatttgctCTAAAAGTGATCAAAGAGGTAGCATGTGTCAACCTAAATTAAGGATTTGAAAGAACTCCACATCCAGAATTATTaacctttcctgtttttttttttttttttttttgagacagggtctcactctgttgcccaggctacagtggcgcaatctcggctcactgcaacctccgcctcccaggttcaagtgattctcctgcctcagcctcccaagtagctgggattacaggcactcccaccatggctggctagtttttgtatttttagtagagatggggtttcaccatgttggccaggctggtctcaaactgctggcctcaagtgatccgcccacctcggcctcccaaagtgttgggactacaagcatgagtcactgtgcctgactccttttctgtttttatattaaataaaaatcaacaccCAAATTAGTATTTACAGGCAAGATAGTGTATGGAACAATCAAATGAATCTGTATATAGACTTCTATAGCACTCGAGAGTAAAGTCTGAAGTCCTTACACCTTAACCTACAAGAGCCGTACACAAACTGTCCTGCCCTTAATATGCCACTCCTGACTGCATCTGCTACCACCCCTCTTCTTTAGCCAAATAAACCTTGGCTGTTCTTTGAACAGGCCAAGCAGGCTATGACCcaagggcctttgcacatgctgttcctctCTTTCCGGAACATCTACCTGGCTCTTTCCCTCACTGCAGATCTCAAGTCTTATGTTACCGGGTCAGAGTGGTCTTTCTCAACTACCCAAAGTAAAATAGCAACTTCCACACTCACCCATCAATTTCTTTCTATCCTGGTTTATTTCTCTTCATAACACTTATTACTATAagagataaatacattttatcatcCATCTCctttcactagaatgtaagctccataaggACTTCTGTTTGTTGCTATAAACCCAGTATCTACAACAGAGTCTAGCTCATTGAAAGCACTCAAGGAAAGGCTATCACACCCAACTACCTCATTTTCCCCCAACCTCCATCCCTATTCCTATTcatcctttaaaattttattcaagtCATTACCTCTTGTGTGCCTTTCCTAAATTCTACAACTACCCCCTTTCCCTATGCCAAATCATTCCCATCTCTAGATTTTGAAAATGCTTCTACTATTGTACTATGTATATTACACtgtgaaaacagattttttttttttttaaaagacaataatcAAATTATCACCACTGCTAGGCCTAAAGCCCACCTAGGGACTTTAaacttcttaaattttatattctcaGGATCCAACATAGTAAAGGCTTAAATAAATCttatttaactgaagaaaatatctatagctacaaaagaaaaaaaaagtactggtTACTAACCTCTCCCAACTATTATGaacaaaaatcactttgaaatGGTCATGTATGTATCTGGTTTCCAAAGAATCTTCTCTAAGAAATTCAAAGGAATTTCTAAGATTGTAAAGACAAATCAAGCATACCTTCTATAGGTTTCAGACACTTCACATATGTCGAGTTCAATGTTCACTTAATTATTATTAACGCTCTGATTAGACATGAAAATAAAAGGCTTTTGTAACATTTACCTAAGAGCACCTAACACCTACAGTTTTCTCTAAAGCAAAATTAACTCACCTAATTTCACATCCCATAATAAGTACACTTCTTAAACAGTGTAGAAATGTTTCCATATTCTGTGACTACAGAAatactttttgtattattagcTAAATGAGTATTAAGATGTTAGGACACAAAATTTAATCTTGTATCAGCTTTAAATATCCTAGCAAATCTCAAGATTTTCCTTTACCCTAAAGTGATGTCTCCCAAAG
Coding sequences:
- the BTF3 gene encoding transcription factor BTF3 isoform X2, which produces MKETIMNQEKLAKLQAQVRIGGKGTARRKKKVVHRTATADDKKLQFSLKKLGVNNISGIEEVNMFTNQGTVIHFNNPKVQASLAANTFTITGHAETKQLTEMLPSILNQLGADSLTSLRRLAEALPKQSVDGKAPLATGEDDDDEVPDLVENFDEASKNEAN
- the BTF3 gene encoding transcription factor BTF3 isoform X1, producing the protein MRRTGAPAQADSRGRGRARGGCPGGEATLSLPPPRGGTRGQEPQMKETIMNQEKLAKLQAQVRIGGKGTARRKKKVVHRTATADDKKLQFSLKKLGVNNISGIEEVNMFTNQGTVIHFNNPKVQASLAANTFTITGHAETKQLTEMLPSILNQLGADSLTSLRRLAEALPKQSVDGKAPLATGEDDDDEVPDLVENFDEASKNEAN